One window of Botrimarina mediterranea genomic DNA carries:
- a CDS encoding glycosyl hydrolase, which yields MKRTNARPTSATRYACAIALLALVTPAALGVDPLSNKRGFADVGASYNYLQATNAGWYYGWRPDQPPGAGGYDGEFVPMIFGAYQANQFEIDRILGYDDVEYVLGFNEPERPDQANITVDTAINAWRTLSNGFQGTDIKLISPGVADTGGADGGQAWLADFMGRVNAEGLKMDGVAFHWYGASTPNDPIGAANSFISRVDSYHNQYGLPVWITEFGIIDWGGNYTPEQMRAANATFLENVIPRLESRSYVERYAFYQWNSATTLIEGNPLNPTNVGAEYVGAIKPGETYQLAGADFGDRVAYLSGGELTHSGSAAATLDHVNALSGASRLTGAGDWGVSPGGWVRVQPGATLYKDGANRVVIDSSDTTNNGKIVVADGELVFRSGPRLTGSGSIQVNEGGVLRFDGEVRGGPGRFSHPIELNGGSIAAPSINTVSPFGAAVLSGEGVVEGGLTAAAGATIRVGGVGVAKPAWATIDNFESYSAGKLNAGATGGVWTGVFDGTANAEVVSAAGNESLQFYGTGSAWRGAQASLASSFDSGDYSLPDGGAGTYFFRVQRQGTQTIDGVFGLTDAAAIGTDAPWSELAITLSLFQGTGAGDATALRAFDGDGGGDVVIANGVAADEWLNVWLVVDNESKTYQVATSTGGDDGQLAPNTFSFGRQPALGASLDTFAGAEFRSGSNPGAASVRIDDLVFLAGENLLNPLAATAPPVIAEAAVLQVEGDYFGLAESALEIDLFDPVNSDKLIVSGVLNAGGELRVSLDPEAPAPQDGDAFDILDFASSAGQFAELDLPVLGGSLGWDTSQLYTNGVLGVVTLLPGDYNDDGVVDAADYTVWRDSFGEAPGSLPNDTDGGVIGQAQYATWAANYGSEREAAAAIPEPSGLVLLVAAAIGLTARRAA from the coding sequence TTGAAGAGGACGAACGCCCGCCCCACGAGCGCGACGCGCTACGCCTGCGCCATCGCGTTACTGGCGCTCGTCACGCCGGCGGCGCTGGGGGTCGATCCGTTGTCGAACAAGCGCGGCTTCGCCGACGTCGGCGCGAGCTACAACTACCTCCAGGCCACGAACGCGGGCTGGTACTACGGCTGGCGTCCCGATCAGCCGCCCGGCGCGGGCGGCTACGACGGCGAGTTCGTGCCAATGATCTTCGGCGCTTACCAAGCGAATCAGTTCGAGATCGATCGCATCCTCGGCTACGACGACGTCGAATACGTCCTGGGCTTCAACGAGCCAGAACGGCCCGACCAAGCCAACATCACCGTCGACACCGCGATCAACGCTTGGCGGACGTTGTCCAATGGCTTCCAGGGCACCGACATCAAGCTGATCAGCCCCGGCGTCGCCGACACGGGGGGCGCTGATGGCGGGCAGGCCTGGCTCGCCGACTTCATGGGCCGCGTCAACGCCGAGGGCCTCAAGATGGATGGCGTCGCGTTCCACTGGTACGGCGCCAGCACCCCCAACGACCCGATCGGCGCCGCCAACAGCTTCATCAGCCGCGTCGATTCGTACCACAACCAGTATGGCCTGCCGGTGTGGATCACCGAGTTCGGCATCATCGACTGGGGCGGCAACTACACCCCCGAGCAGATGCGGGCCGCGAACGCGACATTCCTCGAGAACGTGATCCCACGGCTAGAGAGCCGCAGCTATGTCGAGCGTTACGCATTCTATCAGTGGAATTCGGCGACCACGCTCATCGAAGGAAACCCTCTCAACCCGACCAACGTCGGCGCGGAGTACGTCGGCGCTATCAAGCCGGGCGAGACCTATCAATTGGCGGGCGCCGATTTCGGCGACCGCGTGGCGTACCTCTCGGGCGGCGAGCTGACGCACAGCGGCTCGGCGGCGGCCACGCTCGACCACGTCAACGCGCTGTCGGGGGCGAGTCGGCTCACTGGAGCGGGGGACTGGGGCGTCTCGCCGGGGGGCTGGGTCCGCGTCCAACCGGGGGCGACGCTCTACAAAGACGGCGCCAACCGCGTCGTCATCGACAGCTCGGACACAACGAACAACGGTAAGATCGTCGTCGCCGATGGGGAGCTCGTGTTCCGCAGCGGCCCGCGGCTGACCGGCTCTGGGTCGATCCAAGTCAACGAGGGGGGCGTGCTGCGGTTCGATGGCGAGGTCCGCGGCGGCCCGGGACGATTCAGCCACCCGATCGAACTCAATGGCGGCTCGATCGCCGCGCCGTCGATCAACACCGTCTCTCCCTTTGGCGCCGCAGTGCTGTCGGGTGAGGGCGTCGTCGAGGGAGGTCTCACCGCGGCCGCCGGCGCGACCATCCGCGTCGGCGGCGTCGGCGTCGCCAAGCCGGCGTGGGCGACCATCGACAACTTCGAGAGCTACTCCGCCGGCAAGCTGAACGCCGGCGCTACGGGCGGCGTCTGGACCGGCGTCTTCGACGGGACCGCCAACGCCGAGGTCGTCAGCGCCGCCGGCAACGAGTCGCTCCAGTTCTACGGGACCGGCTCGGCCTGGCGCGGCGCCCAGGCGAGCCTTGCCAGTTCGTTCGACTCGGGGGATTACTCCTTGCCGGACGGGGGCGCCGGCACCTACTTCTTCCGCGTCCAACGTCAGGGGACGCAGACCATCGACGGCGTCTTCGGACTGACCGACGCCGCCGCGATCGGGACCGACGCCCCCTGGTCGGAGCTGGCGATCACCCTTTCGCTGTTCCAAGGGACCGGCGCCGGCGACGCGACGGCGCTGCGGGCCTTCGACGGCGATGGCGGCGGTGACGTCGTGATCGCCAACGGCGTCGCCGCCGACGAGTGGCTTAACGTCTGGCTGGTGGTCGACAACGAGTCGAAGACTTACCAGGTCGCGACCTCCACTGGCGGCGACGACGGGCAGTTGGCGCCCAACACGTTCTCGTTCGGGCGTCAGCCCGCGCTGGGCGCTTCGCTCGACACGTTTGCGGGCGCCGAGTTCCGCTCGGGGTCCAACCCGGGCGCCGCCTCGGTGCGGATCGATGACCTGGTCTTCCTCGCAGGCGAGAACCTGCTCAACCCGCTTGCCGCGACGGCCCCGCCTGTCATCGCCGAAGCGGCCGTGCTGCAAGTCGAGGGCGACTACTTTGGGTTGGCGGAATCGGCGTTGGAGATCGACCTCTTCGACCCGGTGAACTCCGACAAGCTCATCGTGTCGGGCGTCCTCAACGCGGGCGGAGAGCTGCGTGTCTCGCTCGACCCCGAAGCGCCGGCGCCGCAGGACGGCGACGCGTTCGACATCCTCGACTTCGCCTCGTCGGCGGGCCAGTTCGCGGAGCTCGACCTGCCCGTTCTCGGCGGTTCGCTGGGTTGGGACACGTCGCAGCTGTACACGAACGGCGTGCTCGGTGTCGTGACGCTGCTGCCGGGCGATTACAACGACGACGGCGTCGTCGATGCGGCGGACTACACCGTGTGGCGCGACAGCTTTGGCGAGGCGCCCGGCTCGCTGCCCAACGA